A part of Terriglobus roseus genomic DNA contains:
- a CDS encoding LacI family DNA-binding transcriptional regulator has protein sequence MSVTRKPDARKKNRSGRIKIQDVARLAQVSLSTVSGVLNEKDNIRPETRQRVLDVIAQLGYTPNMFASNLARRRTKLIGIIVSDLLNPFFAEIARALDIEARKHGYETFLASTNFNMEQQGEAVRQMLSLRVAGIAMMTSENDPEAFFQLKASGTPAVYLDNNHSAPTIGTVRVDKRHGMYVAVKHLLELGHRRILLIKNSQRDSNAPPMFSHMERQIGFEEALHQYNAADMDVHIIDEPGEPAAAGLSAVERALKHYRFTAVVAINDLVALGAFRALQAAGRTIPNDVSVVGFDDTYLCRFLHPPLTTVATPRNELAHSVLDMLFRYVDGEEHVNEPTLSANIVLRESTAPPAKE, from the coding sequence TTGTCCGTTACTCGAAAACCGGATGCACGTAAGAAGAACCGCTCCGGCCGAATCAAAATTCAGGACGTCGCCCGGCTGGCGCAGGTATCGCTCAGCACCGTTTCTGGCGTGCTGAACGAAAAGGACAATATCCGTCCGGAGACACGGCAGCGCGTGCTGGACGTGATTGCACAGCTTGGCTATACGCCGAACATGTTTGCCAGCAATCTGGCGCGTCGTCGGACCAAACTGATCGGCATTATCGTTTCGGATCTATTGAATCCGTTCTTTGCAGAGATTGCGCGTGCGCTCGACATCGAAGCTCGGAAGCATGGCTACGAGACATTTCTGGCCTCTACGAACTTCAACATGGAGCAACAGGGAGAAGCCGTTCGCCAGATGCTATCCCTTCGTGTGGCTGGCATTGCCATGATGACCTCTGAAAACGACCCGGAGGCATTCTTTCAGCTCAAAGCCAGCGGCACGCCTGCGGTCTATCTGGACAACAATCACTCTGCACCAACCATCGGTACGGTACGCGTGGACAAGCGCCACGGAATGTACGTGGCTGTAAAGCATCTGCTGGAGCTTGGACACAGGCGCATTCTGCTGATCAAGAATTCGCAGCGTGATTCCAACGCTCCGCCGATGTTCTCGCATATGGAGCGACAAATCGGCTTTGAAGAAGCCCTGCACCAGTACAACGCCGCTGATATGGATGTTCACATCATCGATGAACCAGGCGAGCCAGCGGCAGCCGGGCTGAGTGCCGTTGAACGGGCGTTGAAGCATTATCGTTTTACTGCTGTGGTGGCCATCAACGACCTTGTGGCGTTGGGTGCATTCCGGGCACTGCAAGCTGCCGGTCGAACGATTCCCAATGATGTTTCAGTTGTGGGATTCGATGACACGTATCTGTGCCGCTTCCTGCATCCTCCATTAACGACGGTGGCAACCCCTCGCAACGAACTGGCGCACAGCGTTTTGGATATGCTGTTCCGCTACGTCGATGGCGAAGAGCACGTGAACGAACCGACGCTGTCGGCGAACATCGTCTTGCGTGAATCGACGGCTCCCCCCGCCAAAGAATAG